From Erwinia pyri, a single genomic window includes:
- a CDS encoding M16 family metallopeptidase: MQGTRIRLLVGGILLAAASSTVQAETLQPDPAWQQGKLDNGFSWQVLTTPQRPSDRVEVRLLINTGSLLENTQQTGYSHLLPRMALVHNAKLDPAQQRSLWQQSIDPDRPQPPAITSYDFTLYSLSLPNNRPEMVKEAMNWLAATVGDMTINEQTVNAALGADDPIATWPANPQDVWWRYRLKGSTLLGHDPATPTTAPVDIKKLNDFYKQWYTPDAMTLMVVGNIESRGLVEQINKTFSSLQGKRDVPSPVPTLSPLPPQPISLVNNNLHQDRLSLVWDTPWQPIRDSQNLQRYWQSDLAREALFWHVQRVLSASKAQKVQVGFDCRVLYQRAQCAINLDADNTTLQSNLNLVAREMANIRDNGLPQEEFDALMAQKTAELNKLFATYARTDTDVLMSQRLRSQQNAVVDIAPEQYQKLRQSFLSGLTLQMMNQELRQQLSQDLTMLLMQPQGEPETNVQSLEESWKKIMAPAPDAAAVAVDDTKPEVSDIPASQN; encoded by the coding sequence ATGCAGGGCACCAGAATTCGTCTTTTGGTTGGTGGAATATTGCTGGCTGCTGCCAGCAGCACTGTGCAGGCTGAAACACTCCAACCCGATCCCGCCTGGCAGCAGGGAAAACTGGATAACGGTTTTAGCTGGCAGGTTTTAACAACGCCACAGCGTCCCAGTGACCGCGTTGAAGTTCGCTTACTGATTAATACGGGTTCATTACTCGAAAATACCCAGCAGACAGGGTACAGCCATTTATTGCCGCGTATGGCCCTGGTGCATAACGCGAAGCTCGATCCTGCCCAGCAGCGCTCACTGTGGCAGCAAAGTATCGATCCCGATCGCCCTCAGCCGCCTGCCATCACCTCTTATGATTTCACCCTTTATTCCCTCAGCTTGCCCAATAACCGGCCTGAGATGGTGAAAGAGGCGATGAACTGGCTGGCTGCCACCGTGGGCGACATGACCATCAATGAGCAGACTGTTAATGCCGCTCTCGGGGCGGATGATCCAATTGCCACCTGGCCCGCCAATCCGCAGGATGTCTGGTGGCGCTACCGGCTGAAAGGCTCAACGCTGCTGGGGCACGACCCGGCAACGCCGACCACCGCGCCGGTTGATATTAAAAAGCTTAACGACTTTTATAAGCAGTGGTACACGCCAGATGCGATGACGCTGATGGTGGTGGGCAACATTGAAAGCCGCGGCCTGGTAGAGCAGATCAACAAAACCTTCTCTTCGCTGCAAGGCAAGCGGGATGTTCCTTCACCGGTGCCTACCCTTTCGCCGCTGCCCCCGCAGCCGATAAGCCTGGTGAATAATAATCTGCATCAGGATCGTCTTTCTCTGGTGTGGGATACGCCGTGGCAGCCGATCCGCGATTCGCAAAATCTGCAGCGCTACTGGCAGAGCGATCTGGCCCGTGAAGCGCTCTTCTGGCATGTTCAGCGCGTACTCAGCGCCAGCAAAGCGCAGAAGGTTCAGGTTGGTTTTGACTGCCGTGTGCTCTACCAGCGCGCCCAGTGCGCCATTAACCTGGATGCGGACAACACCACGCTGCAAAGTAACCTGAATCTGGTGGCGCGCGAGATGGCGAACATCCGCGACAATGGCCTGCCGCAGGAGGAGTTTGACGCGCTGATGGCGCAGAAGACTGCCGAGCTGAATAAGCTGTTTGCCACCTATGCCCGTACCGATACCGACGTGCTGATGAGCCAGCGCTTACGTTCCCAGCAGAATGCCGTGGTGGATATCGCGCCTGAGCAGTATCAGAAGTTGCGGCAGAGCTTCCTCTCTGGGCTGACGCTACAAATGATGAATCAGGAACTGCGTCAACAGCTGTCGCAGGATCTGACAATGCTGCTGATGCAGCCGCAGGGGGAGCCGGAAACGAACGTGCAGTCGCTGGAAGAGAGCTGGAAGAAGATCATGGCCCCGGCGCCGGATGCCGCAGCCGTCGCGGTTGATGATACCAAGCCAGAGGTTTCTGATATCCCCGCTTCACAGAACTGA
- a CDS encoding sugar kinase, whose amino-acid sequence MTQKKIAVLGECMIELSQKEHDLSRGFGGDTLNTAVYIARQVDPARLGVDYVTALGTDSFSSEMIAAWQQEKVGTSLIQRMEDKLPGLYVIETDPRGERTFYYWRNDAAARFWLESDRAEAICQQLAEYDYLYLSGISLAILSPQSREKLMALLAICRLNGGKIIFDNNYRPRLWPSVEVTRAAYRLMLASTDIAFLTLDDETLLWGESAVEEVIARTHAADVSEVVIKRGAESCLVSLPEQPLLEIPAVTLPASSVVDTTAAGDSFSAGYLAVRLSGGSASDAARRGHLTASTVIQHRGAIIPLAAMPD is encoded by the coding sequence ATGACGCAGAAAAAAATCGCCGTATTGGGCGAGTGCATGATTGAACTGTCGCAAAAAGAGCATGATTTGAGCCGGGGGTTTGGGGGCGATACCCTGAACACCGCGGTCTATATCGCCCGTCAGGTTGACCCGGCGCGTCTTGGCGTGGATTACGTTACCGCGCTTGGCACGGACAGCTTCAGTAGTGAGATGATCGCCGCATGGCAGCAGGAAAAGGTGGGCACCTCGCTTATTCAGCGAATGGAAGATAAGCTTCCCGGCCTCTATGTGATTGAAACCGATCCCCGGGGCGAACGTACGTTCTACTACTGGCGTAACGATGCCGCCGCGCGTTTCTGGCTGGAAAGCGATCGGGCAGAGGCCATCTGCCAGCAGCTGGCGGAGTATGATTACCTCTATCTCAGCGGCATCAGCCTGGCCATTCTCAGCCCGCAGAGCCGGGAAAAGCTGATGGCGCTGCTCGCCATCTGTCGGCTGAATGGCGGAAAAATTATCTTTGATAATAACTATCGCCCACGCTTATGGCCCTCTGTTGAAGTGACCCGGGCTGCGTACCGGCTGATGCTGGCCTCTACCGATATCGCTTTCCTGACGCTGGATGATGAAACGCTATTGTGGGGAGAGTCTGCTGTTGAAGAGGTGATTGCCCGTACTCACGCCGCTGACGTCAGTGAAGTGGTGATTAAACGGGGTGCAGAGTCCTGTCTGGTTTCGCTGCCGGAGCAGCCGCTGCTGGAGATCCCTGCTGTCACTCTTCCCGCGAGCAGCGTGGTGGATACCACGGCCGCGGGCGATTCATTCAGTGCCGGCTATCTGGCGGTCCGCCTGAGCGGCGGCAGCGCGAGCGATGCGGCACGTCGCGGTCATCTGACAGCCAGTACGGTTATTCAGCATCGTGGGGCGATTATTCCACTGGCGGCAATGCCTGACTGA
- the hmsP gene encoding biofilm formation regulator HmsP → MRVSRSLTIKQMATVSGVAAVTISVFIVIQLFHFVQQRRIDYAQQMENVAHTVREPLSQAVLKADIPQAEQILNSLKPAGILARAEVVLPNGLQALHTDFEPEKPVPEFIATLFELPVKITVPLYSLEPANPKPLALLVLQADSWRVYQFILSAISTMVTTYLLLALILSVAISWCINKLIVRPLRKIANELQDLPPQEAISHQLTLPDRHRDDELGMLIRSYNRNQQVAEAVHDEMSRLTTRFALTNLPNKTLFLALLEQHLASVPSDESFTVMVLRIETLLEANGVVLDEQRNTLLLTLLEKIRHCIDDQTVVGQLSGSDFVLLVKRANKPFRAMRLARLLLMRLNQPVALQEMHLRPNVSIGLAQREASTLTASEFLSRAASAMMSARHQGKNQILFYDPLMMERAHKRMTQEHDILQGLEEEQFTLFLQPQIDMRNGKLVGAEALLRMRQPDGSWALPEDLIVNAEEIGVIGALGRWVFEESCRVLAAWQKHGITLPLSVNLSAVQLREPDMVSHLQELIRRHQIAPGSLILEITETAQVGEPEQALRLLSELQKAGVSVALDDFGMGYANLNWLSQFKALPISKLKMDRSFVCILPDDDTMVRIVAAIAEIIKLDVIAEGVETSQQRDWLLARGIYIAQGYLYSGALPLAVFNQRYLGLQAD, encoded by the coding sequence TTGCGAGTCAGTCGTTCATTAACAATAAAACAGATGGCGACGGTTTCCGGCGTGGCTGCCGTGACCATCTCTGTTTTTATTGTCATTCAGCTTTTCCATTTTGTGCAGCAGCGCAGGATTGACTACGCCCAGCAGATGGAAAACGTTGCCCATACCGTGCGGGAACCGCTTTCTCAGGCCGTGTTAAAGGCTGATATTCCGCAGGCTGAACAGATCCTCAATTCGTTAAAACCGGCCGGGATCCTGGCGCGCGCAGAGGTGGTGTTACCGAATGGATTGCAGGCGCTGCATACTGATTTCGAGCCTGAAAAACCGGTGCCTGAATTTATCGCCACGCTCTTTGAACTGCCGGTGAAGATCACCGTGCCGCTCTATTCCCTGGAGCCAGCCAATCCCAAACCGCTGGCGCTGCTGGTGCTGCAGGCTGACTCCTGGCGAGTCTATCAGTTTATCCTCAGCGCCATATCGACCATGGTCACCACCTATCTGCTGCTGGCGTTGATCCTCTCTGTCGCCATCAGCTGGTGCATCAACAAACTGATCGTTCGCCCGCTGCGCAAAATTGCCAACGAGCTGCAGGATCTGCCGCCGCAGGAGGCGATTTCCCATCAGCTTACCCTGCCTGACCGCCATCGGGATGATGAGCTGGGAATGCTGATCCGCAGCTACAACCGCAACCAGCAGGTGGCGGAAGCGGTGCACGATGAGATGAGCCGCCTGACCACGCGGTTTGCGCTGACTAATCTGCCCAACAAAACGCTGTTTCTGGCGCTGCTGGAGCAGCATCTTGCTTCTGTCCCCAGTGACGAGTCGTTCACCGTGATGGTGCTGCGTATTGAAACGTTGCTGGAGGCGAATGGTGTGGTGCTGGACGAGCAGCGTAATACGCTGCTGCTGACCCTGCTGGAAAAAATTCGCCACTGCATTGATGACCAGACCGTAGTGGGTCAGCTCTCCGGCAGCGATTTTGTGCTGTTGGTCAAACGCGCCAACAAACCGTTCCGCGCAATGCGGCTCGCCAGGCTGCTGTTGATGCGGCTGAATCAGCCCGTGGCGTTACAGGAGATGCATCTGCGCCCCAACGTCAGTATCGGGCTGGCACAGCGGGAAGCGAGCACGCTTACCGCCTCCGAATTTCTCAGCCGGGCCGCTTCCGCCATGATGTCTGCCCGCCATCAGGGTAAAAATCAAATTCTGTTCTATGATCCGCTGATGATGGAGCGCGCTCACAAGCGCATGACGCAGGAGCATGACATTTTACAGGGGCTGGAAGAGGAACAGTTTACGCTGTTCCTGCAGCCGCAGATTGATATGCGCAACGGCAAACTGGTCGGTGCTGAAGCGCTGCTGCGCATGCGTCAGCCGGACGGTAGCTGGGCCTTGCCGGAAGATCTGATCGTCAACGCGGAAGAGATTGGCGTGATCGGCGCGCTGGGCCGCTGGGTCTTTGAAGAGTCCTGCCGGGTACTGGCCGCCTGGCAGAAGCACGGCATTACCCTGCCGCTCAGCGTCAATCTCTCTGCGGTGCAGCTGCGTGAACCGGATATGGTGTCGCATCTTCAGGAGTTGATTCGCCGGCACCAGATCGCGCCCGGCAGCCTGATACTGGAGATCACCGAGACGGCACAGGTGGGCGAACCGGAGCAGGCGTTGCGGCTGTTAAGCGAATTGCAGAAGGCGGGGGTTTCCGTGGCGCTGGATGATTTCGGCATGGGTTATGCCAACCTCAACTGGCTGAGCCAGTTTAAAGCGTTACCGATCAGCAAGCTGAAAATGGATCGCAGCTTCGTCTGCATTCTGCCGGATGATGACACCATGGTGCGCATCGTGGCGGCGATAGCTGAGATTATCAAGCTGGATGTGATAGCCGAAGGGGTGGAAACCAGCCAGCAGCGCGACTGGCTGCTGGCCCGTGGCATTTATATTGCCCAGGGCTACCTCTATTCCGGGGCGCTGCCGTTGGCCGTTTTCAATCAGAGATACCTCGGGTTGCAGGCTGACTGA
- a CDS encoding dicarboxylate/amino acid:cation symporter, whose protein sequence is MKTSLFKSLYFQVITAIAIGVLLGHFYPELGAQMKPLGDGFVKLIKMIIAPVIFCTVVTGIAGMESMKAVGRTGAVALLYFEIVSTIALIIGLVVVNVLQPGAGMNIDPATLDAKAVAVYAQQAEQQGVVAFLLDVIPNSVIGAFASGNILQVLLFAIMFGFALHRLGDKGTLVFNFIEGFSKVIFGIINMIMRLAPIGAFGAMAFTIGKYGVGSLVQLGQLIICFYITCLLFVIVVLGLIARFTGFNIFKFIAYIKEELLIVLGTSSSESALPRMLDKMEKLGCKKSVVGLVIPTGYSFNLDGTSIYLTMAAVFIAQATNAHMDIWHQITLLVVLLLSSKGAAGVTGSGFIVLAATLSAVGHLPVAGLALILGIDRFMSEARALTNLVGNGVATVFVAKWVDQLDEKQLKETLSGGNKAKKLPDSPM, encoded by the coding sequence ATGAAAACTTCCCTTTTTAAAAGCCTCTATTTCCAGGTGATCACAGCCATCGCCATCGGCGTGCTGTTAGGGCACTTCTACCCAGAGTTGGGTGCTCAGATGAAGCCTCTGGGCGATGGGTTTGTGAAGCTGATCAAGATGATCATTGCGCCCGTCATTTTCTGTACCGTGGTCACAGGGATTGCCGGTATGGAGAGCATGAAAGCCGTAGGCCGCACCGGTGCCGTGGCGCTGCTCTATTTTGAAATTGTCAGTACTATCGCGCTGATTATCGGGCTGGTGGTGGTCAACGTGCTGCAGCCTGGCGCTGGCATGAATATCGACCCGGCTACGCTGGATGCTAAAGCGGTAGCGGTTTACGCTCAGCAGGCAGAACAGCAGGGCGTGGTCGCTTTCCTGCTGGACGTTATCCCTAACAGCGTGATTGGCGCGTTCGCCAGCGGCAACATTCTTCAGGTGCTGCTGTTTGCCATTATGTTCGGTTTTGCCCTGCATCGTCTGGGCGACAAAGGCACGCTGGTCTTTAACTTTATCGAAGGTTTTTCAAAGGTTATCTTCGGTATCATCAACATGATTATGCGCCTGGCGCCGATTGGGGCCTTCGGGGCGATGGCGTTCACCATTGGTAAATATGGCGTGGGATCGCTGGTTCAGCTCGGTCAGCTGATTATCTGCTTCTACATTACCTGCCTGCTGTTTGTGATTGTGGTGCTGGGGCTGATTGCACGCTTTACCGGCTTTAACATCTTCAAATTCATCGCCTATATCAAAGAAGAGCTGCTGATTGTGCTGGGTACCTCTTCGTCCGAATCCGCGCTGCCGCGCATGCTGGATAAGATGGAGAAGCTGGGCTGTAAGAAATCGGTGGTGGGGCTGGTTATCCCAACCGGCTATTCGTTTAACCTCGATGGCACCTCGATTTACCTGACCATGGCAGCGGTGTTTATCGCTCAGGCGACCAATGCGCATATGGATATCTGGCATCAGATTACCCTGTTGGTGGTGCTGCTGCTCTCTTCCAAAGGGGCGGCTGGGGTCACCGGAAGCGGCTTTATTGTGCTCGCGGCTACGCTCTCTGCGGTAGGCCATCTGCCGGTAGCAGGCCTGGCGCTGATCCTCGGCATAGACCGCTTTATGTCTGAAGCGCGTGCGCTGACCAATCTGGTAGGAAACGGCGTTGCAACCGTCTTCGTGGCTAAATGGGTCGATCAGCTCGATGAGAAGCAGCTGAAAGAGACGCTCTCAGGCGGAAATAAGGCTAAAAAGCTGCCCGATTCGCCGATGTAA
- a CDS encoding alpha/beta hydrolase encodes MKTEIINIWPHGDAPGASDSRVSPQIIDLAKEYEPYDRAASGVRCPELAFWYPEENKSNGITLLVAPGGGFEKIMIDKEGSALAMFFTAMGYTLAVMTYRFPQDGHHEAADAPLADAQRAVRVLRHRAARGLNGKRIVMMGFSAGGYVAASVGTRFSEKLYPVQDIADSLAARPDAMVLIYPVISMREGLAHQGSRLRLLGEHPTQREIDAYSMETRVTEQTPQTLLIHAVNDESVPINNSMVMFSALREHKVSSELHFYEKGGHGFGIRNVADLPLASWPMLVNEWLRARVW; translated from the coding sequence GTGAAAACCGAAATAATAAATATCTGGCCTCATGGTGATGCCCCGGGTGCCAGCGATTCCCGGGTCAGCCCACAAATTATCGATTTAGCCAAAGAATATGAACCCTACGATCGCGCAGCCAGCGGCGTGCGCTGTCCTGAGCTTGCCTTCTGGTACCCGGAAGAGAACAAATCAAACGGCATCACGCTGCTGGTGGCGCCGGGCGGCGGTTTTGAAAAGATCATGATTGATAAAGAGGGCAGCGCGCTGGCGATGTTCTTTACCGCAATGGGTTATACGCTGGCGGTAATGACCTACCGTTTTCCGCAGGATGGACACCATGAAGCGGCCGATGCGCCGCTGGCGGATGCGCAGCGGGCAGTACGCGTGCTGCGCCATCGTGCAGCGCGTGGCCTGAACGGCAAACGTATTGTGATGATGGGCTTCTCCGCCGGGGGCTACGTCGCCGCCAGCGTCGGCACGCGTTTCAGTGAGAAGCTCTATCCGGTACAGGATATCGCCGACTCGCTCGCCGCCCGTCCGGATGCAATGGTATTGATCTACCCGGTTATCAGCATGCGTGAAGGGCTGGCGCATCAGGGATCGCGCCTGCGCCTGCTGGGTGAACACCCTACCCAGCGTGAAATTGATGCCTATTCGATGGAAACCCGCGTAACGGAACAGACCCCGCAAACTCTGCTGATCCACGCCGTAAATGATGAGTCGGTGCCGATCAACAACAGCATGGTGATGTTCAGCGCGCTCCGGGAACACAAGGTTTCCAGCGAGCTCCATTTTTATGAGAAAGGCGGCCACGGCTTCGGCATTCGCAACGTAGCCGATCTGCCGCTGGCCAGCTGGCCGATGCTGGTTAACGAGTGGCTGCGCGCGCGGGTGTGGTGA